Genomic window (Acinonyx jubatus isolate Ajub_Pintada_27869175 chromosome B1, VMU_Ajub_asm_v1.0, whole genome shotgun sequence):
CGGCTCCCCAACCAGAATGTTCCAGCCCAGTTGGAAACCCGCAGTCGCTCGCTCTCCGTGCAAGTCCAAGCATTCCCAGCCAGGGGGACCAGGTGCTCTCTGACATCCCACACACGCACCGGCACACTTGGGGATTGCAAAAGAGAGCGCCAGGAGCCAAGGCCGGAGCTCTCTGCGCCCGCCTCCCTCTGGGAGCACCCACTGCATGTTCTTCATCTTTAGAAAAGCTGGAGTCTGACCAGGACATCCTTGACTTCGTCTTTTTGGAAAAGAATACTTTTAATACGTAAAGACTCTGCTTAGCCGTCACATCCTACAAAATAAGAGGGGTGATATGTCCAGTTAAGGGAGGCCCAGGTGTAACCCCCGGGCACAGGATCCTGGCTTAGCCCAAATCAGCATTCATCCCAGCTATCAACTGACCCTGTGCTTTGCCAAAGGGCCACAGACCAGTCTGCACCCCCAGACTTCTCTGGGCACCCCCAGCACCCCAGCGCATGGGAGAAGAACAAGGAAACCCTATCCACAGGCCAGGCACCGAGCTCTGTGCTCTACACAGACTGTTCGGTGATCCTCTAAACAAGCCAACAAGACGGACACTGCTACCCCGTTTCCTTGGCAGCCACTGAAAATCTTCCCAGGGGAAGGCCGAATGGAGTTATCCCATTCGTCTAGAAAAGTACGTGAGACTCAAAATGTTAGGTAGTGTTTTTAATACTGCACAGCTGGTATCAGAGTCCACCTGTCATCCGTCTCTGCTCGTTCCTGTCCCCCACCTTCCTCGACGGTGTTGGTGGAGAAAGGGCTGGACCGTCCCAGTGCGGGCTTGCTGGGCCCGGGCGAGGCCTCGCTACCCCAGAGCAAATCTCCCGCCTGCATCGCGCCAGACGCTCTTCCGGCCTTTGGCTGAGACTTTGATTCCTGCCCAGCTACACATCCCCTGGGACAGGTAGCACTTTAAGCTTTTTTCCGGAACATACGCTTTAGTGGGAGCGAAGTTTGAGCTTCCTCTTAAGAGCAGCTTTTGATGGATCATAGGAAGGTGATGATGAAAACATTGGGTTCCTGGATGGAAAAACAGGGGGTCTGTTGAAAAGAGGGCAAAGACTGTAGGGTGGAGGAAACCGATGGTGAATTTTACTTCACGACTTTGTGTCAGACCCCAGGTGCTGGGGtcagaaagtaaaaggaaagaccCTGTGTTCCTGCTTctaaattttacatttcagttgAGGAACGTGAGGTGTGTCCATGCAAGGGCGACATGTGGTTGTGCCCCGGGACCTTAGCTAAGTAGGTTCTCCATGCCATTCTCTAGCCCCCATCCTCCACGGGGCTGTCCATGGTTTAGGTTAGAGGTGTATTTGTTTTATCTCCCCTGCCAGGACCCACATCTGTTTATTCACCAGAGCATCTCTCTCACCTGGCAGATTGCATTGCActtaataggtgctcaataaatgtttgtgaggTTATtgaatgtcattttaaaaagggGGCCGGTGCTGAACTAGGAGTCTGAATTCTAGCCTTGGTTTGCCTCTGACTAGCCCTGAGTCCTTATATAAATCACTCCCCGTCTCTGGGCTTCGTCCTCTGTGTTTATAACATGAAATAATCGGCCTGAATAATGTTTTGCTGTTATGTGACTGTGTTGAGTTTACCTAAATGCACATGAGTGTGGGGTCCATGGGCTTTCAGAATGCTCCTTCATGGGGCACTGTGACGGAAGGGTGCACTAGCAAAGAACAATGGGGCCTTGACACTTTCCACAGCTTTGGGCTCTGTGACCTTCAGCCTGCTGTGAGAGTGAGGACCAGGGTTTAGGGCTCTCACTGGAAGGCATCTCGGGGAGCAGCCAAGAAGGCACCTTTCTTGGGTCGTGGCTTTAATTCATCATGCTTTTAATTCAAAGCAAAAAGGGGGGTCGTGGCTTTAATTCATCATGCTTTTAATTCAAAGCAAAAAGGGGCTTTCCCCTTTTTGGTAGAATGCTTGTTAAGAGCACACGCCTTGGAGCCAGGCTGCCTATGTCCAGATCCTAGCCCTGCCACTAACTAGTCGTGTGAGCTGGTGCAGCATACGTCCCCTCTGTCCTAGGGAGCTCCTTGGTGCAGTGAGGGCCACAAGTACACCTGCCTCTGCAGTTGTGGGGGAGAAGCCGTTCACAGAAGCATGCGGCGAGCATCCCGTGAATGTTAGCTGCTCTTAATTGAGCGCCTCAGCCCAGAGGCTCAGCACGCCGGCCAGGGAGCTCTTGCTGCCTCTGCAGAAGGGAACCAGGACAGGCCTCGGTCCCCTCCTCTCAGCTCTCAGGTGTCATATCCCTCACAGGCCACTCTCCTGAGAGGCCATTGCCAGGGCCCCGTTTGACGGATGGAGAGATTCAGGCACTGGACGTGCAAGTGACTTTCTTGGCTTCACCTGACATGCAGGTGGCAGAATTGGGATCAGGACTTACACCCATCTGATGTCAGTCTTGCTGGCATCGGGGAAATCTGGTTACTTATCAAGAATTTTAAGAGAGCCTTGCCGGTCAGTAGCAATAGTATTTGTGCCCGGTACATTCCAGCACACAGAGCGTGCAGACAGGACGTTTCTTGGTCCACCCTGAACCTCACAGTTGGTAAGCCCTGTGAGGAAACCAGGGCCAGGAGTAGGAGGGGACCCGCCTGCTTCCCCCCCTGCGAGTCTCAGTCACATTCACATTCTGAGCACCTCACCTGCCTCGCGatgggaggggtgaggagagagggaacGCAGCCCAGCGCCTGGCTCCCTGTGGTAGAGGAACAGAGCCACAATCCGCTGCTACTTGCCTGGCTGGCCCATCTGGGAGGGGAGTCTTGTGCCCTAAATCAAACACTTAATTAATTTGGGAACACAGGGATACTGTGTCGTTAACGATCTGCTGGAGCTTGTATGAACTGGACCGTGTTGTTTTCTGCAtctggggggagggtggagagggagtTTCAGTAGGCTGGCAGATTTTTTCCAGCGTGTTGTCATTTCTCCGATGATTGAGTTATCTCTTTGGTTACAGGTGGAGAGAGATTTTGAAAGGGAGTATGGAAAACTCCAGCAGTGAGTGTCAAAGCCCAGAAGGATGGAggctggggggagtggggggggggggcggggggggaagggcaggagccTTCCACCAGGTCTCAGTTCCCGCACTGCCCCTTCCGGCACCTCCATTAGTGGGCCGCTCATCTGTCCCGTAAGTGCCACGGGAGCAGAGGGCAGCTCAGTTCACAGCCTGCCAGAAATTCTCCCCCAGCTGATGGCTATGTGACAGTCGTTAACTCATAGCCTTTGGGTGCTTGGCCTCATGCAGAGCCGGTAGCAGCCCTTCAGTCGGTGGGAAAACTCCCCATGGAGCAGGGGCCCCCTCTCCTGGCAGGCCTTCCAGGGCATCAGGCTGGGCTTCACTCAGGTAGATGGGAAGGAAGGGGGCTGAAGCAAGCTGACGATGCCAGGTGCCTAAGCCTGTGCCCCTGCCTTGCAGGCTGGAGGAGCAGACCAGGAGGCTGCAGAAGGACATGAAGAAGGGCACCGATGCTGATCTGGGTAGGTGGCATAGTCCAGAGCTGGGCCGGGCCTGGCCGGGTCACGGGTGGACCTCTGCCCCTCCGTCACGTCAGGGCTGGCTCCTGTGGTCTGTGCACAGATGCTCATGTCACCGCTCATCCAGAGGACATGGGTGGGTCTGAACACGACTGTCCCTGGCATCTCCAGACTACGTGTGCAGCGAGCCAAGGGTCTGATTACGGAGCCCatctgttatttgttttgtggatAGTTCCAGGTTCCCTGGGTGGCATATTTATCGTTCGCCACTGCCTTTCCAGCACAGGAGAAGCTGTGACCTATTGCTTCCTTTCTTTGGTACTTCTCCAGATAGACTGCACTGTCAGAGCACAGATGAAGGGAAGGTTGCGTTTTCAGAGTGGGCAGCTTTGGAAGCTGTGGAACGTCAGGGATCCATGAAGTGGAGAGCATGGTTTTCCCcacaagaaatcaaaataaatgggGGACCCCTGGGGCCCAGGGTTCCTGGCCTCGTCCGCCCCCAGTGAGAACTAGAATCTGGGCAGAGAAAGCCCTCCTGAAGCAGTCACAGTCAGTGTATCAGGGTCACCGGAAGGCCCGCCACGAGGCAGATTGTCCAGCCCACCCCCAGGCAGTGCTGAGGCAGCTGGCCCGGGGACcccattttgagaaccactgccccagACAATTGAGGGAAATCAACTGCCTGGACAAGATCTAAAATCCCATTCTGTGTTCCCAAACAAGATCATCTGTGCACCGCCAGTCCCTGTTAGGTCTTTGTCGACCCTTATATTTTGAGGTGGCATCAGGGTTCCAGAGACCCATGTGGCGTTGGAGACCCGCATTCTCTTTAAGGTTCAAAGACCACCAGCCTCCCAATTGGTGCTGGGCTGGCCACACCCTCCCAGTCCCTGAGAGTGGAGGCTCTATGGCCCTGCCCTGCggcactcactcactcacatagGCCAGTGAGGACTCCCAGTGGGATTCCACACTGTTAATTGACTTCAGATGGTTCGaacaaagacagaggcagaggcctGAAGTGTGAGGctttaggaaagaaaaggaaaattgggAAGGAAGTCTCCCCTGCCCTaccttttcaggatttttttcctcAACTATTAAAAAGTAGTggaagaaatttttcaaaaacgtTTCCAGTTTTGTCCCAAGTTTCTATCCTTTAATTATACTGTGTGTGACCATTTCATGATCCATTCCAGTTACACATGATGTTTGCTCCTAAGCCTACAAAGTCACTGCACAGATTTGAAAGAGGGTTCTTAGCTCCACTGCCTCAACATTTCTGGGAAGTATATATTTCCAGGCTTCTCCCATACTATGCCTGTTTGCTGGGTGACTGCAGCAGGCTACCAGATTAGAGGGAGGCCCAGGACAGGGCGCTGCGTGAGCCAGTCATCCACTGTGGGCTTCTCTGCTGGCATATGGAGGAGCCTGAGTGGAGAGGGACCCACTAGGCTTCCGTTTCTCCCACCGGAAACAGAAAAGTAGGCCCTTGGGGCCAAGGAGTAGGCGCGTGGGGCCAACGCGCTCCTCATATGGCAAGGCAGGGGCACATCTCTGGTTAACTGGAGTGGACCTCATTTCATtgattcaaagacattgtttcacTTTTAACATCTCAGAAATCAACACACCGTAACATAATTCGCAgcatagtttttctttctcaatggcTATACATTAATGGTGTGTTACCATCTTAAATTCAGTGGCATAAAGTAGTGAGGAATACATTCAAAAACTTTTCTCCTGAAACCCTCAAACTGGTACAGACACTATGGAGCAAGCATGCCCCTTCTccagtctctctgcctgcccctctagaatttttttgtttgtttgcaaataATGGAGACCCGAAAACTTGTATGGGACTGAGAACCCCAAAGCTGCCAATAGACCTCCATCCTGCCTTGGAGCTGCCCTCTGATTTCCAGGCTCCCCATGTCCCCATATCCTCTGTCAAACATGGTGTAGAAACATGTGAACAAGGCTACAGCAGGGCAGTGGCCTCCATCTGTGGGGAAATGGTACCAGAGAAGACCTTTAACAACATAAGCAGATACTGCAGCAGAGCCTTGTGGGGCCTGCCCACAGCTGTCTCCAGACGGATCACCAGGAGAGGAGTGGGCGGCAAGGCAGGTGCCCAGGGTCTAGTCCTGGCTCGGCACTTAGAGCTGTTTGACCTTGAGGGAGTTATAACCTCTTTGGAGCCTCaccctcctcatctgtaaaacagggccAAAATACACTACCTGAAATGTCTCCTGCGTTGTATGAGCCCTGGATAAAACAGTGGGGGCACGGGAACCCTGCAGAGGCAGGATGGAAACCTGTCAGCAGCTTTGGAGTTTTTGGTCTAAAGTACAAGTCTTTCAGTCTCCATTACGTGCAAACAAAAGTCTACAGGGGCAGGAAGAGACTGGGAAGGGGCCGTGCTTGCTCGGTAGGGTCTGTACCAGCTCCAGAGGCTCAGGGGAAAACAAGTTTCTGAGTGTATGTCATTGAAACCAGGGGTTGCCTAGCCACACCAAATCTGGCCTCATTTTGTCAATAAAGGGGCATTGGAACAAAGCCACACCCATTCTTTAGGTACTGTctgtggcagagttgagtagttgcagcAGAAACCATGCAGCCCACACAGCCTGCCATCTTGATTTCTAGCCTTTATGGTATGTTTGCCAGCCCTCGTGGGGCACACTCTTACTCTCGTCCGTGAGAGGGTCCCAAACCAAGCTTCATGCCCAAACCACCTGGAGAGTTTCTTTAAGATACATGTTTCTGGATTACAGACTTACTGAGATAGACTCTTTAGAGCTagaaaataggtattttttaCGGCTTCCCGCCCAAAGGATTCTGTTAAAACCCAGAGTTTGGGAAATGAAGTCATTGCCAAAGGTAAAGGTGCTCCGAAGAACTACCCAGAGCAGCCTCAGATGGTCAGGAGCGAACACCATCCAGTAAGGACCGGTGACTTTCAGCTTGTGGTACTCTGTAGCTTTTCTGGCCTGTGGCCGGGGTGGTGGTCAGGGTATGGCCGCTGGACTGAGGAAGGACAGCGTCCTAAGGACAAGACCTTGAAGCCTGTCCCTTCATAGGTTCACCGAGCTTTGACTTCTTACAGCCTTATCCAAATCTGCTGTGAAGATATCCTTGGACTTGCTCTCCAATCCCCTCTGCGAGCAAGACCAGGACTTCCTGAACATGGTGACAGCCCTGGACACAGCCATGAAGCGGATGGACGCCTTCAACCAGGAGAAGGTAGCTGGGGTCTTGCTCTCCCCCTTCCCGTGGCTTCTGCCTGGGTGGAGCGCCCGTGCAGAGTCCTCCCAGGGCTCGGTCTTCCGACGCCCTCAGTGCTCTGACACCCGTGTGTCACGAGTCCCGTGAGCGCGTTCCTGGACCTGCTTCGGCACCCTGTGCTGCCCGTGACTCCCACGAGCTCGTATCGCTCACTGTGAGACCCCGAGGGAGGCAGGGCAGCTCTGCTCACCCGGAGCCCCTCACACATTCTGTAGCTGCCCACCCAGCCTGCCCCCTGAGCACGGCTGTCAGCAGCCTGCAGACGGTGCTGGCGGGAGGAGAACAGACCTGGAACAAGAACAGTACTCCCTGCTGCCCTCGACGTCCTGGCCATCGTCGTCCTCTCCGCCTAGCTCCAGCTGCGGAGTCAGGGGTGCCCCTGCCCCATCTCATCCCCACCCAGGGCTGTCAGGACAGCCCTGACTGTCCCCTTTCTCAGGAACGTAGATCCTCCCCTTTTAGGAAGAGTCTGACTTCCCCTTGGTCTTGATTCATTGGGTCTTTCTTTCAACAGGTGAACCAGATCCAAAAGACTGTGATTGAACCCTTAAAAAAGTGAGTAGTGGTCATCTGGGGACCACAGGCCTGAGGGAACTAGGCTGGGGGCGCTTATTGGAAAGGCAGGTCAACTGGCCGACTGGGGACCGAATATCATTTCCAGCAGCCTAGAACCCCAGACTCCCAGGGAGCTGACCGGAAACTCAACAGGGACGCTGGCGATGTGACCTGTGGCCCCAGAGCACCCGCCCTGCCCAGTGCACTCAGTGACTTGCGGTCTGCCCCAGCAGACAGCCTCTAGTCAGTGGTCACTTTGCCATCTTTCCCTCTGTTCCCGCTGAGAGCCAGAGGTCCCAGAGCTTGCTGAATGAAGCGAGCGGAGCGCTTGGCCAGCCCTCAGCGGGGATGAGCAAGGCCTTTCATCTCCCCGCCGCACCGGGAGAGCAGCTGCCTGCGGCGGCGCCCGGCTTCGGAGATGTGGGGGTGGCTGCACATGGGGAAGGGCGCAGCAGCAGGGTCCTGCCTGGGAAGGTCCCCAAACTCGTGACCCGACAGGGTCAGAAATTCTTCTGCGAGGCTCATCTTctctcaggcaggctctgggcaGCCATCAGACAGGCCTATCCCCCAGTCCCCTGAGGTGGtgggctggcggggggcggggacaggCAGGAGCATTGCCTTGAAGCTCCACATCACTTCATCTGCCCCCCTAGCCTCTCCCAAACTGACTCTGACCTAGAAAGGCTCCCGCTCCAGCCCGGCAGCTGCACTTTATTACCTCTTCTGTGGTGGTCCCTGGCAGCTGCCTCACGAGGCCTGGGTAATGAGGCTCTGCTAATTACCATTAGGCCTGGATCGGGGCCCGGAGGGAGATGAAGAGAGCAGGTTTTGGTCCTCTAGCCCCTGGCTTTGAGGTTACTGAGCTCTTCACTCCCTGTTCGGGTCCAAGGGGTGGGGTTAGGGAAAGCTCTTTCTGAGCCAGGCTGTCTGGAGGCTCagcccaccctccttccctgggccccttcccctaccccctgCTCGGGCCCAGGTTGCAGGGCCACACAAGGAACTGGGTGCCGAGGAGGCTGGTGGCTCAGGAGGGAGGTGGCAGCAGGGGCTCCGTGGCTGGTGGCTTTCTGACCGGGTCCCCAGGACCGAGCGTTCACAGTTGGGTGGGAAGGACCACGGGCAGAGCAGACCCTGCCCCTGGCGTTCCAGGAGCTGCCACAGAGACACCCATGGCTGGCAGAGCTAGGCAGGGGACACCAGCTCAGAGAGCTAGGGGACTGACTCCAACCTCGATTTCACAACCAAGGAGGCGGCCTTGAAATCTGATGCCTGGCTTCTAGAGCCAAATGGAGAGAAATCCCGGCTGCTTCCCACCGCCCCAGCAGCCCACCACCTGCCAGGAAGGTGGGTGAGTGGCACAGGAGGCGGGCACCATCTCCGCAGCAGATCCGCTGACCTCTGCctgagctccccccccccccccccgggcctgcTTGCCTACCCGGCCGGCTTCTCCATCCCATAGCCGACATGCGATCTCCCCCAACCACATAAAACCGGCACTGCCTGTTGCCGCCTCTTGCCAGGAGAGAAGCTCCCAGGGACCCCAGTACCGGAAACAGGAAACTGCAGCTTTCCTGTCCTCTGATGAAGAACATCACCACATGGCCACCCTGccgcccccagcctccccccagGGGGCTCGCTCGGCCTCTAATCCCCCAGTCTCTGGGCTGTGTTCACATGGTCGGATGGGGATGCTTTCAATTTCCCTTTCCTGGTGGGTGGAAGATCCCGGCTGTGTGGGCACAGATTGAGGAATGGCAGGCATTCCCCACCAGGGCCGGCTGCTCCCAGCCTACCTCCCAGCcggcctctttctccctccccctttccctcctccctctcactgCCTCCTCACCCCACTGCTTACCCAGGGGAGGCAGTTTGGTTGAACCTTAGGACAGTCACCTGGGCAGAGCTTCAGCGAGGGTGTGGTGTAGGCCCAGCCCTGTTCTGCTTTCTCTGGAGGGCGGACACAACACAGATCTTAGGAGCTTGTGACCCAGTGTTGAAGCCATGATGGCGCTCTCAGGAAGAAAGACCAGGATGGCCCATAAATGCCGAGGGGGCGCTTTGCAGCGGAGTGGGGAAAGTGCTGGGCGGGCAGTCCCAGCTGGCCCCCAGCCAGCCCATGACCCTGGCCAGCGCCCTGCTCCTCCAaatctgtttccccatctgtggaaGGGGAGGCCTGAACCCAACCCCTGCAATGGCATTTAGTTGTCGTTTCTGTGCCTTTGATCCCAGCCCTGGGAATCAACCCCAGGTGACAACTGAGGGCGAGCAAAGAGATGAGTGCTCTGGGGTCAGAGGGCATCCGGAACTGCTCAGCCACCAGCATGGTGGTCGTCCCGCCTGGCACCTGCAGAATGCATCCCTGGTGCTGCCCTCTTTCCTAATAGGAGGAAACCCTCCACCTGTTGCTTCCTGCCCCATTCTTGTCCTGTCCGTGCCCACTCCTCCCAGGCCGCCAGCAGCATGGACAGCAGAGGCCCAGGCACTGGGGCCACCTAAGCAGGCCACTTCTAATGAGAGAATGAGGGTGGCCACTGGTGGCCTCTGGTCTGGTTGGGGTcaagagggtggtggtggtggtggtggtttctcAGGCTCCGTTGCACCTGCTTCCTTGAGTCACAGGCCTCTCAGCTGCTGGTCACACTCCtcccaggaggggagaggggcttgcCTAGCAACTGAGACCCCCTCAGAGCTGCCGCCTGAGGCACAAACAGTGAGGCTGGTCCCTGCCCATGGTCTTATCTGTTCAGACCTACCCAGGATAGGGGACCTTTGTCCTGAAGGTACTGCTCCCCACACCCAGTTCACACAGCAGCAAGGAGGCTCCTCTGCTGGCAGATCAGTCATTCAAGTATCGATTTGATGACTGATTTGTCTAAGGGCATGTCTTACCCACTTCTAGCCTTTCCAGTTAGGTAGTGAGCCCATTAGGTCACCCAGTCAGTTATAAGGACTCATTTTAGTGTCCTTTCTTGGGGATAAGGCTTTTGTTTGACCAGAACCTACTGCCTGTATCTATAGCCTTGGCTGGGGAATTCAGTGCTTTGGTCAAATTTATGTTCTCTGTTCTCTGGCAAAAATCTTCATTACTCTTATGTCACGGGTACTCGTGATTTGTTGGggcttttaaaaaccaaattcatGATCATGCTTCTTTGAGAGGCAGACTTGGAAAATTGTTCTTCCTGTGGCATGTGAACTGCCTAAAGATGGCCCTGGAGCTGACGGGCACCTCCGGCCCCAGCATTGTGGAAGGGGAGGTCCCCACAGCATGTTGTCCCGGCCGCTCCTAGAGAAACCCAGTCTTCTGGCCCCGAGTGCCCCCTCTGTGCCTCTCAACCCCGAATAACCACTGTGCCACCATTTTCCTCAGTTGCGGGGCCCGACCTGCAGGGTAGATGCCTCCTGCCGCCTCCTGCCCTGCAGGCTTTGCTTGCCAGGCAGCTGCCCCATAGCTTCCCGTCCAGTTCCAGAAAACCTGCTTGCAGGCTTGCCTTGCCTTCTCCGACACTCCAATCGAGGGAAATACAGCGTCTCTGCCTGGGATGCAGTCCTGCCCGGTGTCTGTCTCAAGACCTCATTGCTCTTCCCAGTCAAAGATGATAGTCATCACAAAGATGATGCCCACAGGGGCCAAAAGTGTCCGCTGCCACTCTTTGTGAGTGGCCCACTCCTCAGCATTTCCCTGTGGTCCTTTTTAGTCCCGGTGGGGCAACAAGATGTCCTTGAGTCATTTTCCTCAAACATCTGGTTCAACGGTTCAGCCATTTCAGTGGCACAACCCGAGGGTTCCTGCTTTTCTCACGGTCAGCTGATAGAAATAGGCCAAGACTAGGTTTTGACTGCAGTTGTCACTGCTAGTGACACCATGAGGTGGCAGGGAGGTGCCAGAGAACTGGGATGCTTGAGCTCTCTGCTGGACAGTCACTATCCTGgttgtgaccctggacaagtcatGTCATCTCTCTGGCCTCAATTTCATTGATTGTGTTAAAGGAAGATGTTGGACAGATTATTCCCAAGAGTCTTCAGCTCTCCCATGCTCTGTGACAGGTCTCTGTCATGTGCGGGGTCATATgagatgggtggggaaggggcagtggcCATGCCAGTGGCTTCCTTGCATTCCTGCCCCTGTGGCTCACTCTGATCAGTAGAGTGACCCTTAGTCCTACTTCTCTCCTGTGGCCTTACCCCAGACGGCATTCTCAGCAGTGGGTGCTCCCCAGGGGCCACGGCCTCATCTGTCTTACCCACGTGAAATCCCCAAGACCTAGAACAGGGTCTGGCacttagtaggcactcagtatGTATTTTTGAATGGACGCCGAGCTGCTGGGCTGCGGCTCCAAGAACAGCCTGTATCCGACTGTGCGGCAGGTTTAGCAGTGTCTTCCCGAGCCTCAACATGGCGGTGAAGCGGCGGGAGCAGGCCTTGCAGGACTACAGAAGACTGCAGGCCAAGGTGGAGAAGTAcgaggagaaggagaagacgGGGCCAGTGCTGGCCAAACTCCACCAGGTACCAAGAAGGGAGAGGTGGGTGTGGACAACGGGCCCCGTGGGTGACGTGTGGCAAGTTCCTCCTTCACCTGGGGACCAGCTTTGGGGGCTAGGAGACCAAGACACCAGATGtgatccccaccccacccccgcccccaacataCACATCGTGCCCCCAGCATACACTCTGGATAAGCTACCAAGAGCTGTGACACCCAGTGTCTTGTCCCTCAGGCCCGAGAAGAGCTTCGGCCTGTGCGGGACGACTTTGAGGCCAAGAACAAGCAGCTCCTGGATGAGATGCCGCGGTTCTACAACAGCCGCCTGGACTACTTCCAGCCCAGCTTTGAGTCCCTGATCCGAGCGCAGGTGAGGcggctccccaccctgccctaaCGGACGGCGAATGCTTGCTCCCCTGGGAGATGGTCCTGGGCTTTGTAGACACCCTCGCGCCCGTCCCCGCTTCCCAACTGGGAGGGTGGCTTAGCCGTTCTCCGCCAAGTCAGCAGTGCCGCCACCCTGCCCCCGGCACCGCGTCTGCGTCTGACTCTGAGCATTTGCTGGACTTACCGCCTGGGCTCCTCCGTTGCTGTTTGGTGAATCACAGTCCCAGGATGAGACCCCTTTTTGTTGAATGGCTTTTccctcaagt
Coding sequences:
- the BIN3 gene encoding bridging integrator 3, encoding MSWIPFKIGQPKKQIVPKTVERDFEREYGKLQQLEEQTRRLQKDMKKGTDADLALSKSAVKISLDLLSNPLCEQDQDFLNMVTALDTAMKRMDAFNQEKVNQIQKTVIEPLKKFSSVFPSLNMAVKRREQALQDYRRLQAKVEKYEEKEKTGPVLAKLHQAREELRPVRDDFEAKNKQLLDEMPRFYNSRLDYFQPSFESLIRAQVGYYSEMQKIFGDLTQQLDQPGHTDEQRERENEARLSELRALSIVADD